In Ruminococcus sp. HUN007, a genomic segment contains:
- a CDS encoding WYL domain-containing protein: protein MYTIQPKKLMIINILDILKKYTDEDHRLSQKDIVDILIKEYSMPADRKAVKSNLMNLVDFGYPINYSESLRKDKNGDDKTVLTDWYLSHDFSDAELRLLIDGLLFSCHIPYSQRKELITKLEGLSSVYFHSKVRHICTMPDDSSSNKQLFYTIDVLDEAIEKKRQVEFEYCSYGTDKLLHPRRNDNGEIRRYIVNPYQLAVMSGRYYLICNYDKYDNLSNYRVDRISNIRMLDTPIKPADKVDGYKYGLNLAEHMAEHIYMFTSEKINVKFRANSYIINDVIDYFGADIDIFDVTDKDFIVHAHISEEDMFKWAVQYAGHTVILEPVSLRERIIEELQKALKNYVKE from the coding sequence ATGTACACGATACAGCCCAAGAAACTGATGATCATCAATATTCTCGATATATTGAAGAAATACACCGATGAAGACCACAGACTGTCTCAGAAGGACATCGTAGATATTCTCATAAAAGAATATAGTATGCCTGCGGACAGAAAAGCGGTAAAGAGCAATCTGATGAACCTTGTGGACTTCGGATATCCTATCAATTATAGTGAATCGCTTCGTAAGGACAAAAACGGCGATGACAAGACTGTTCTGACCGACTGGTACCTCAGCCATGACTTTAGTGACGCAGAACTGCGCCTGCTTATTGATGGGCTCCTGTTCTCATGCCATATTCCATACAGTCAGCGAAAAGAGCTTATTACAAAGCTGGAGGGGCTGTCGTCTGTATACTTTCATAGCAAGGTACGTCATATCTGTACAATGCCCGATGACAGTAGCTCGAACAAGCAGCTGTTCTATACTATTGATGTTCTCGACGAAGCTATCGAAAAGAAGCGTCAGGTGGAATTTGAGTATTGCAGCTACGGTACCGACAAGCTGCTTCACCCACGCAGGAACGATAACGGTGAGATTCGTCGATATATCGTGAATCCGTATCAGCTTGCGGTAATGAGCGGTCGTTATTACCTTATCTGCAACTATGATAAGTACGATAATCTTTCCAATTACCGCGTAGACAGGATCAGCAATATCCGTATGCTTGATACTCCGATAAAGCCTGCGGACAAGGTCGACGGATACAAGTACGGACTTAACCTCGCTGAACATATGGCTGAGCACATATATATGTTCACAAGCGAGAAAATAAATGTGAAGTTCCGTGCCAACAGCTACATTATCAACGATGTCATCGACTATTTTGGGGCTGACATTGATATTTTCGACGTTACAGACAAGGATTTCATTGTCCACGCACATATCAGCGAAGAGGATATGTTCAAGTGGGCAGTTCAGTACGCCGGTCACACTGTTATACTTGAACCAGTTTCGCTCAGAGAACGTATTATAGAAGAATTACAAAAAGCTTTAAAGAATTATGTGAAGGAATAA
- a CDS encoding uracil-DNA glycosylase family protein: MNVMKTAIKIARCDYYQNEICKGFIECQDNAGVRQIPEPWNGDIENSKILILSSNPSYDSTEEYYPAYNDDDEIIYDYFKNRFNDPKGKNFKSVKFWNTINKWTHWIECIEKGETNADNIIQYHKNKANESALNEVCISEVCHCKSAEQKCVSEYVDKCVNKHLDSVLKCFNGKYIIVVGSIAWNFHDRISSQTKAKVLSIQHPNAYNVNDISRINDFITQLKHLSINLIIQ, encoded by the coding sequence ATGAATGTAATGAAAACTGCGATTAAGATTGCAAGATGTGATTATTATCAAAACGAAATCTGCAAAGGCTTTATTGAATGTCAAGATAATGCAGGAGTCAGACAAATTCCCGAACCTTGGAACGGAGATATTGAAAACTCTAAAATCCTTATATTAAGTTCAAATCCTTCGTATGATTCAACAGAAGAATACTACCCTGCATATAATGATGACGATGAAATAATTTATGATTACTTCAAAAATAGATTTAACGATCCTAAAGGCAAAAATTTTAAATCCGTAAAATTCTGGAACACTATAAACAAGTGGACTCACTGGATTGAATGTATTGAAAAAGGTGAAACAAATGCAGACAATATCATTCAGTATCATAAAAATAAAGCTAATGAGTCAGCTCTTAATGAAGTTTGTATTTCAGAAGTCTGCCATTGTAAATCTGCAGAACAGAAATGTGTAAGTGAATATGTAGATAAATGTGTTAATAAACATTTAGATTCAGTATTAAAATGCTTTAACGGAAAATATATCATTGTTGTCGGATCTATAGCTTGGAATTTTCATGATAGAATCAGTAGTCAAACCAAAGCAAAAGTATTATCGATTCAGCATCCAAACGCTTATAATGTAAATGATATATCAAGAATTAACGACTTCATAACCCAACTAAAACATCTATCCATAAACCTCATAATCCAATAA
- a CDS encoding DnaB-like helicase C-terminal domain-containing protein — MNNNSDTLVPIADLITDTYKRLINSSVSDKERYTGLKTGFDKLDQLTNGLLKSDLIVIASRPAMGKTSFAMNIALNLAGKHNKKTAVFSLEKNKEQLTEQLLLTESRIDRNIIRDSALKEDDIKRLSDGAERLRKLPLLIDDTTLLTVNHIESKLKEINDLDLVIIDDLQSLADTIPNINFIKHVSDTPLQLKEMAARFDVPVILLSQLPRRTEFRQDKRPLLSDFNKTDLIVKAADIIIFLYRDSYYNYDTSEPNVCECIVAKNRHGETGTIKLMWDGQLKRFHNS, encoded by the coding sequence ATGAATAATAATTCTGATACACTTGTTCCGATTGCCGATTTGATTACTGATACTTATAAGAGACTGATTAACAGCAGCGTTTCTGACAAAGAAAGATACACAGGGCTTAAAACAGGTTTTGATAAACTTGATCAACTTACGAACGGTCTCCTGAAATCGGATCTTATCGTCATTGCTTCACGTCCTGCAATGGGTAAAACATCTTTTGCAATGAATATAGCACTCAATCTTGCCGGAAAACATAATAAAAAAACTGCTGTTTTCTCACTTGAAAAAAACAAAGAACAACTTACTGAACAATTGCTTTTAACAGAAAGTCGGATTGACCGTAATATCATCAGAGACAGTGCTCTGAAAGAAGATGACATTAAAAGATTATCCGACGGAGCTGAAAGATTACGCAAACTGCCGTTATTAATCGATGATACTACGTTGCTCACAGTAAATCATATCGAATCGAAATTAAAAGAAATCAATGACCTGGATTTAGTTATAATCGATGATCTTCAGTCATTGGCAGATACCATACCAAACATCAACTTCATCAAACATGTTTCAGACACACCACTCCAGCTTAAAGAAATGGCTGCAAGGTTTGATGTTCCGGTTATACTTCTGTCACAGCTGCCGCGCAGAACAGAATTCAGGCAGGACAAACGTCCTTTGCTTTCTGACTTTAACAAAACAGATCTCATCGTTAAGGCAGCTGACATAATAATATTCCTGTACCGAGACTCTTACTATAATTATGATACCAGCGAGCCAAATGTGTGTGAATGTATTGTTGCAAAGAACAGACACGGTGAAACCGGTACAATAAAACTTATGTGGGACGGTCAGTTAAAAAGGTTTCATAATTCGTAA
- a CDS encoding radical SAM protein: MHFVDAKGILTGSGGFCGMNVYRGCSHGCIYCDSRSRCYQFTHDFEDIEVKRNAPELLDSALRSKRKKCMIGTGAMSDPYMHIEKELKLTRTCLEVINRHGFGATLLTKSDLIMRDIDILAEINENAKCVVQMTVTTFDDRLCGILEPNVCTASRRFEVLAAMQERGIPTMVWMTPILPFINDTEENITGILRECIRVGVKGIVCFDMGLTLREGDREYYYAALDRHFPGLKQHYIETYGNAYMLPSPDARKLMSVFKNICTEHGIMCSANECFAYLNEFPEKYKQYSLFDQN; the protein is encoded by the coding sequence GTGCATTTTGTTGATGCCAAAGGAATACTGACAGGAAGCGGCGGTTTCTGCGGGATGAATGTTTACCGCGGATGCTCACACGGATGCATCTACTGTGACAGCCGGAGCAGATGCTATCAGTTTACACACGATTTTGAAGATATCGAAGTGAAGAGGAATGCACCTGAACTCCTGGACTCAGCGCTTCGTTCCAAAAGGAAAAAGTGTATGATCGGGACAGGTGCGATGTCCGATCCGTACATGCATATCGAAAAGGAGCTGAAGCTTACAAGGACCTGCCTTGAAGTGATTAACAGGCATGGTTTCGGTGCCACGCTGCTTACAAAATCAGACCTTATAATGCGTGATATTGATATTCTTGCGGAGATCAATGAAAATGCTAAATGCGTGGTGCAGATGACCGTCACAACTTTCGACGACAGACTTTGCGGCATACTTGAGCCGAATGTATGCACTGCAAGCCGCAGGTTTGAAGTTCTCGCTGCCATGCAGGAACGAGGCATACCGACGATGGTGTGGATGACTCCGATTCTTCCTTTTATAAATGACACGGAGGAAAATATTACTGGCATTCTGAGAGAATGTATCCGTGTAGGGGTAAAGGGAATAGTCTGTTTTGATATGGGCCTTACCCTTCGCGAGGGAGACCGCGAATACTATTACGCAGCACTCGACAGACATTTCCCGGGTCTTAAGCAGCATTACATTGAAACCTACGGAAATGCATACATGCTGCCGTCTCCGGATGCACGGAAGCTTATGTCCGTGTTTAAAAACATCTGCACAGAGCATGGAATAATGTGTTCAGCAAATGAATGCTTTGCCTATCTGAATGAATTTCCGGAGAAGTATAAACAGTATAGTCTGTTTGATCAGAATTGA